A genome region from Thalassotalea euphylliae includes the following:
- the glnK gene encoding P-II family nitrogen regulator produces MKLVNAIIKPFKLDDVREAISEIGVEGLTVSEVKGFGRQKGHTELYRGAEYQVDFLPKVKLEIAVNDDVVERLVEAITKAAYTGKIGDGKIFVYNLEQAVRIRTGENDVAAL; encoded by the coding sequence ATGAAGTTAGTTAACGCAATCATTAAGCCGTTTAAGCTCGATGATGTTCGAGAAGCTATCTCGGAGATCGGTGTCGAAGGTTTAACCGTCAGTGAAGTTAAAGGTTTTGGTCGCCAAAAAGGACACACAGAACTATATCGTGGTGCCGAATACCAAGTCGACTTCTTACCAAAAGTAAAATTAGAAATTGCTGTAAACGATGATGTTGTTGAACGTCTTGTTGAAGCCATCACTAAAGCCGCTTACACCGGAAAAATTGGTGACGGTAAGATCTTCGTTTACAACTTAGAGCAAGCTGTGCGTATCCGTACAGGCGAAAATGACGTAGCAGCACTGTAG
- a CDS encoding ammonium transporter, with product MEQNIFHLQYAMDTFYFLVCGALVMWMAAGFSMLEAGLVRSKNTTEILTKNVALYSISCIMYLVIGYNIMYGSAGAFLSGIEAIDADAVLKDFAARDDGFTGGAIYSTASDFFFQVVFVATAMSIVSGAVAERMKLWAFLAFAVVLTGFIYPMEGSWTWGGNAVFGLYTLGDLGFSDFAGSGIVHMAGAAAALAGVLLLGARKGKYTADGKVNAIPGANLPLATLGTFILWMGWFGFNGGSVLKLGDIGNAHSVAMVFLNTNAAAAGGAVAALILAKILFKKADLTMALNGALAGLVAITAEPSTPTPLLATLFGAAGGIIVVFSIIGLDKLRIDDPVGAISVHGVVGLFGLLIVPLTNTGATFSGQLIGAATIFGWVFVTSFIVWFALKVTMGIRVSEEEEYEGVDKSDCGLEAYPEFTRN from the coding sequence ATGGAACAAAATATTTTTCACCTTCAATATGCAATGGACACATTCTATTTCTTAGTGTGTGGTGCATTGGTTATGTGGATGGCAGCTGGTTTCTCAATGCTAGAAGCGGGCTTAGTTCGTTCGAAGAACACGACTGAAATCTTAACAAAGAACGTAGCCTTATATTCTATTTCTTGCATCATGTACTTAGTGATTGGTTACAACATTATGTACGGTTCAGCAGGTGCATTTTTATCAGGTATCGAAGCTATTGATGCCGATGCTGTACTAAAAGATTTTGCAGCGCGTGATGACGGTTTCACTGGCGGTGCTATTTACTCAACAGCATCTGACTTCTTCTTCCAAGTAGTATTCGTGGCAACAGCAATGTCAATTGTTTCAGGTGCGGTTGCAGAGCGTATGAAGCTTTGGGCTTTCCTAGCGTTTGCTGTTGTACTTACGGGTTTCATCTACCCAATGGAAGGTAGCTGGACTTGGGGTGGCAACGCAGTATTTGGCTTGTACACACTTGGTGACTTAGGTTTCTCTGATTTTGCGGGCTCAGGTATCGTTCACATGGCTGGTGCGGCAGCAGCACTTGCTGGTGTATTACTACTAGGTGCACGTAAAGGTAAATACACTGCTGACGGTAAAGTTAACGCAATTCCAGGTGCTAACTTACCACTTGCGACATTAGGTACTTTCATCTTATGGATGGGTTGGTTCGGCTTCAACGGCGGTTCAGTACTTAAATTAGGTGATATCGGTAACGCGCATTCAGTTGCTATGGTTTTCCTTAACACTAACGCAGCAGCAGCGGGTGGTGCAGTAGCAGCGTTAATTTTAGCGAAAATCTTATTCAAGAAAGCAGATTTGACCATGGCATTGAACGGTGCATTAGCAGGTCTAGTAGCAATTACTGCTGAGCCTTCTACGCCAACACCATTATTAGCAACCTTATTCGGTGCTGCTGGTGGTATCATCGTAGTATTCTCAATTATCGGTTTAGACAAGTTACGCATTGATGATCCAGTAGGTGCTATCTCAGTTCACGGTGTTGTTGGTTTATTCGGTCTACTAATCGTGCCATTAACTAACACAGGTGCTACTTTCTCTGGTCAGTTAATCGGTGCCGCGACTATCTTTGGTTGGGTATTCGTGACTAGCTTCATCGTATGGTTTGCGTTGAAAGTCACTATGGGTATCCGTGTAAGCGAAGAAGAAGAGTACGAAGGTGTTGATAAGTCTGATTGTGGCTTAGAAGCTTACCCAGAGTTTACTCGCAACTAA
- a CDS encoding Dyp-type peroxidase, with the protein MAREQFGICAEPNLHGTYLIFNAMDDSNAFIRQALSRIPAMLDHYADRFSEANLNGVVAIGANYWDELVPQGRPKLLAPFPTLQADDRIAPATSGDIYIEIRSDRADVNHIVSTKVVELLEDKVELIEQTRAFRYLDGRDLTGFVDGTENPQGLHRREVALVREEADPDFAGGSYLHIQRYRHNMKLWNMLKEKAQEDVFGRTKLDNVEYASADKPLTAHTKRTNLKDADGKSIEILRQSMPYGDMKVQGLFFTSYCHSPEPFTLMLKSMIQGDGEGHFDHMLKYTEAQTGVAFFAPSLNVLAGLAEA; encoded by the coding sequence ATGGCAAGAGAACAATTTGGCATTTGTGCTGAACCTAATTTACATGGCACTTATCTTATTTTTAATGCGATGGATGACAGCAATGCGTTTATTCGCCAAGCATTGTCACGTATTCCCGCCATGTTGGATCATTACGCGGATCGATTTTCAGAAGCAAACCTCAATGGTGTCGTTGCCATTGGTGCCAACTACTGGGATGAATTAGTGCCGCAAGGGCGGCCTAAGCTATTAGCACCATTTCCAACGCTGCAAGCGGATGATCGCATTGCGCCGGCAACCTCTGGCGATATTTATATTGAAATTCGCAGTGACCGCGCTGATGTTAATCACATTGTCAGCACCAAAGTGGTAGAGCTACTTGAAGATAAAGTTGAGCTAATCGAACAAACGCGTGCATTTCGTTACCTAGATGGTCGAGACCTAACTGGCTTTGTTGATGGCACCGAAAACCCACAAGGCTTGCACCGCCGTGAAGTCGCCTTGGTCAGAGAAGAAGCCGACCCAGATTTTGCAGGCGGCAGTTATCTGCATATTCAGCGTTATCGCCACAATATGAAACTGTGGAATATGCTCAAAGAAAAAGCGCAGGAAGATGTATTTGGTCGCACTAAGCTCGACAATGTCGAATATGCTTCAGCAGACAAACCACTGACGGCGCATACCAAGCGAACTAACTTAAAAGACGCTGACGGCAAGAGTATTGAAATACTGCGCCAAAGCATGCCTTACGGTGATATGAAGGTACAAGGCTTATTCTTTACGTCGTACTGCCATTCACCAGAGCCATTTACGTTGATGTTGAAAAGCATGATCCAAGGTGATGGCGAAGGGCACTTTGACCATATGCTTAAATACACGGAAGCACAGACCGGTGTTGCCTTTTTCGCCCCCAGCCTAAACGTGTTAGCCGGGTTAGCCGAGGCTTAA
- a CDS encoding CvfB family protein — MADIGKFNQLKVIAHTANGVYLDGGDLGEILLPNRYVPETCELDDVLDVFVYTDSLDRLVATTHKPYVEAGGFASLNVKQVNKLGAFLDWGLPKDLLVPHNLMHKKMELGKRYLVHVFVDTRTERLVASSKLDKYLDIWPADYKEGQAVELVIAGRTDLGTKAIINNQHWGLIFASEIHQKLHTGQTVQGYIKRVREDGRIDLTLARAGKGKVIDFTDKLLAYLQDNNGYCGLHDKSSPAEISREFGVSKKAFKATVGHLLKQNKITIGADGIRLK; from the coding sequence GTGGCTGACATCGGCAAATTCAATCAACTCAAGGTTATCGCGCATACCGCCAATGGCGTTTATTTAGATGGTGGTGACTTAGGCGAGATCTTGCTACCTAATCGCTATGTGCCAGAAACCTGTGAGTTAGACGATGTACTCGATGTATTTGTTTACACAGATTCTCTAGACCGACTTGTCGCAACCACACATAAACCTTATGTCGAAGCCGGTGGCTTTGCCTCACTCAACGTTAAGCAAGTTAACAAGCTCGGTGCTTTTCTTGACTGGGGATTACCAAAAGACTTATTGGTACCTCACAATCTAATGCACAAAAAAATGGAGCTGGGTAAACGTTACTTAGTGCACGTATTTGTTGATACTCGTACCGAGCGATTAGTGGCTTCATCTAAATTGGATAAGTACTTAGATATTTGGCCCGCTGACTACAAAGAAGGTCAAGCGGTTGAGCTTGTTATCGCAGGCCGCACTGATTTAGGCACGAAAGCCATCATCAATAACCAGCACTGGGGGTTAATTTTCGCTAGTGAAATCCATCAAAAGCTGCATACGGGTCAAACGGTTCAAGGTTATATTAAGCGCGTGCGTGAAGATGGCCGCATTGATTTAACCCTAGCCCGTGCTGGCAAAGGCAAGGTGATCGATTTCACCGATAAGTTATTGGCTTATCTACAAGATAATAATGGTTATTGTGGCTTACATGACAAATCATCACCGGCTGAAATTAGCCGTGAGTTTGGCGTCAGTAAAAAAGCATTTAAAGCGACCGTGGGTCACTTACTTAAGCAAAACAAAATTACCATTGGCGCTGATGGGATTCGCTTAAAGTAA
- a CDS encoding glycoside hydrolase family 113: MRPFISIIFSVFLFTPLLSWAQNLNGVEKVNGVEKINGVSFVATNQTLNSSDLNPVKDINANWITVMPFGFIRPNSAEVLYNSNYQWKGETVAGIKQTIRLAHQQQLKVMLKPHVWMRNQWIGDLSFSTEEQWLIFENSYTNYILEFAKVAEELNVGIFAIGVELKKSAILRPDFWRELSDKVRTVYSGKITYAANWDNYNNVSFWDKLDYIGIDAYFPVATAKTPSHDAFYAGWFSHYNAIKKFSYSQQKKVIFTEFGYRNIDYTGKEPWNQAINSTFNSIAQVNAYSAIFSRFWGESWFLGGFLWKWFPQHAKSGGINNNRFTPQNKPVEKAIKAFYTLTPPK, from the coding sequence ATGAGACCTTTTATTTCTATCATCTTCAGTGTTTTCCTATTTACACCATTGTTGAGTTGGGCACAAAACTTAAATGGCGTAGAAAAAGTCAATGGCGTAGAAAAAATTAATGGCGTCAGTTTTGTTGCCACAAACCAAACGCTTAACAGCAGCGATTTAAATCCGGTAAAAGATATTAATGCCAACTGGATCACAGTAATGCCATTTGGTTTCATTCGCCCCAATAGTGCCGAGGTGTTATATAACAGTAATTATCAATGGAAAGGAGAAACCGTAGCAGGTATAAAGCAGACTATCAGACTCGCGCACCAGCAACAGTTGAAAGTGATGTTAAAACCACATGTATGGATGCGGAATCAATGGATTGGTGATTTATCGTTTTCGACTGAAGAACAATGGCTAATTTTCGAAAATAGCTATACAAATTATATTCTTGAATTTGCCAAAGTTGCTGAAGAATTGAATGTTGGTATTTTTGCCATTGGCGTCGAATTAAAAAAGTCGGCGATATTACGCCCTGATTTTTGGCGTGAATTGTCCGATAAAGTTAGAACAGTATACTCAGGTAAAATAACTTACGCGGCTAACTGGGACAATTATAATAATGTCTCTTTTTGGGATAAGCTCGATTACATTGGTATTGATGCCTATTTTCCGGTAGCAACAGCAAAAACACCTAGCCATGACGCTTTTTATGCGGGTTGGTTTAGTCATTACAATGCCATTAAAAAATTCAGTTACTCTCAACAAAAGAAAGTTATTTTTACTGAATTTGGCTATCGAAATATTGACTACACAGGAAAAGAGCCCTGGAACCAAGCTATAAACTCAACGTTTAACAGTATTGCTCAGGTAAATGCGTATAGCGCCATTTTTAGCCGCTTTTGGGGGGAAAGCTGGTTCCTAGGAGGGTTCCTTTGGAAGTGGTTCCCACAACATGCTAAATCAGGTGGCATCAATAACAATCGCTTTACACCTCAAAACAAACCTGTTGAAAAAGCCATTAAAGCTTTTTATACATTGACTCCGCCCAAGTAG
- a CDS encoding TerB family tellurite resistance protein, whose product MMLNKIQQFFNDVFQEQAVEEDKLNLDIACAVLLVEVMKADGLMDDNEQQHIKQILAGHFSLTDDEVSDIVTQAIELSENATDFHRFTSVLNQHYSPSQKVTMVETLWQLALADGELAAIEQHVIRKIADLLHLRHSEYTQAKLQAQAK is encoded by the coding sequence ATGATGCTTAATAAAATCCAGCAATTTTTTAATGATGTTTTTCAAGAACAAGCAGTTGAAGAAGATAAACTTAATCTAGATATCGCTTGTGCCGTATTGCTAGTTGAAGTCATGAAAGCAGATGGCTTAATGGATGACAATGAGCAGCAACACATCAAGCAGATACTTGCAGGGCACTTCTCACTAACTGACGATGAAGTGAGTGATATCGTCACCCAGGCCATAGAGTTAAGTGAGAACGCAACAGACTTCCACCGCTTCACTTCGGTGTTAAACCAACATTACTCCCCCTCGCAAAAAGTCACCATGGTTGAAACCTTGTGGCAATTGGCGCTTGCTGACGGTGAACTTGCTGCGATTGAACAACATGTGATTCGAAAAATTGCTGATTTACTGCATTTACGCCACAGTGAGTATACGCAGGCCAAGCTGCAAGCTCAGGCCAAGTAA
- a CDS encoding efflux RND transporter periplasmic adaptor subunit has protein sequence MTRKKQIIIPIIILVSGILIFMALSSMKKPPEEKPAVDNTPIVAIEPVSVGSMHLKVGSHGVVLPKYETELIAQVNGQIVELSPAFVRGGFVEKGQLLARIDPSDYEAALIDAEANLASSHASLETERAQGKVAESEWRKITDTLPTELSLRKPQLAQELAHVKAAEARVLRAKRDLERTEIRAPYDAMIEMRSIGLGSYVGTGSSVGKLLGTAVAEVRLPVADNQLQFLIAEGDAASVTLKGTFAGKETQWQAQIARNEGVVDNTSRMSYLVAEVKDPYALSSGDHKPLRFGAYVNADIYGITLTNATTVPRYLVENNRIAILDSDSKLRYVNVDIVRQDGARLVIGDGLTDGDRIIVSALDYPVDGMALALESDKPKDDSQENPEESTSETQVASVATAGE, from the coding sequence GTGACAAGGAAAAAACAAATAATCATACCAATCATCATCTTGGTCAGTGGCATTTTAATCTTTATGGCATTGTCGAGTATGAAGAAACCTCCAGAAGAAAAACCAGCCGTTGATAACACGCCAATCGTCGCTATCGAGCCTGTATCGGTTGGTTCAATGCACCTAAAAGTGGGATCACACGGTGTGGTTCTACCGAAATACGAAACCGAGCTTATCGCTCAAGTAAATGGTCAAATCGTTGAGTTATCGCCAGCGTTTGTCCGTGGTGGTTTTGTGGAAAAAGGCCAACTATTAGCACGCATTGACCCAAGCGATTACGAGGCTGCATTGATTGATGCTGAAGCTAATCTGGCTTCCTCTCATGCCTCGCTGGAAACTGAGCGCGCACAAGGTAAAGTTGCTGAAAGTGAGTGGCGCAAAATTACTGACACTTTGCCAACTGAGTTAAGTTTGCGTAAGCCACAGTTAGCACAAGAGCTGGCGCACGTTAAAGCGGCAGAAGCACGCGTGCTAAGAGCAAAGCGTGATTTAGAGCGTACCGAAATTCGAGCGCCGTATGATGCCATGATTGAAATGCGCTCAATTGGTTTAGGCTCTTACGTAGGCACAGGGAGCTCAGTCGGCAAATTGCTAGGCACAGCGGTAGCTGAGGTACGCTTACCTGTTGCCGACAATCAATTGCAATTTTTGATCGCAGAAGGCGACGCCGCTTCGGTGACGTTAAAAGGCACATTTGCTGGTAAAGAAACCCAGTGGCAAGCGCAAATCGCTCGTAATGAAGGTGTGGTGGATAATACGAGTCGCATGAGTTACTTAGTTGCTGAGGTGAAAGACCCTTACGCGCTGTCGTCAGGCGATCACAAGCCACTGCGCTTTGGTGCATATGTTAACGCTGATATTTACGGCATAACCTTGACCAATGCGACAACGGTGCCGCGCTATTTGGTCGAGAATAATCGAATTGCAATTTTAGATAGCGATTCAAAATTGCGTTACGTGAATGTTGATATTGTTCGCCAAGACGGTGCCCGTTTAGTGATTGGTGATGGGCTAACTGATGGCGACCGCATTATTGTTTCTGCGTTGGATTACCCTGTTGACGGCATGGCGTTAGCATTAGAAAGTGACAAGCCGAAAGACGATAGCCAAGAAAATCCTGAAGAAAGCACTAGTGAAACTCAGGTAGCTAGTGTAGCAACGGCAGGGGAATAA
- a CDS encoding efflux RND transporter permease subunit, whose product MSKYTPAEISETHKGLIAWFARNSVAANLLMAFILIGGLLTAGTISKQMFPQFKINWIEFNASYPGAAPQEVEEGITIKIEEALETIQGLDRVITYSNRNGSSGYFRVDEDYDPQVVLDEVKSQIDSISSFPDGMERPVVERIKYRQEVMYISLYGDLTNKELKALGKNIHDEIQQQPLINISEFYSGLGYEISIEVSKDRLREYGLSFRDVAQAVRDHSRNMSAGQIRAENGYINLRVENQAYRGHQFEQIPVITLGDGTKILLGDIATINDGFQEGLQYSKFNGKNSVTFFVGAAGEQSITNVAKVMSDFVERKQKELPEGVKLETWVDFTYYLEGRLDMMLDNMKSGAILVFLMLALFLRIRLAFWVMMGLPVCFLGTLLVMPLEFINVTINITSLFAFILVLGIVVDDAIVMGESAHAEIEDKGHSPESVIRGVKRVAMPATFGVLTTIAAFVPLVLGDGPGSAWSQSIGYVVIFCLLFSLVESKLILPAHLISMKVKPPNPRNPLHRLRGAVDNGMKHTIEHFYRPAITTLMKYRYGVIMFFISILLVSAGLYSGGVVRFVGQPKVPHDFPRISIEMNTDAAEKATLNTVLTVENILKKVDQDIEAEFGKPMIANMQVDLRSRTRAQIMVKLVEPEQRAMNTFELADRWREAIPNLPGVKQFSIDDNLFGGGREDGDISFRLESQDDDQLLAAAQDLKAKLNSLKGVGDVNDSRQTSAKEVQFTLKPLAYSLGLTLSDIASQVGYSFYGLEAQRILRDSEEIKVMVRYPLEERNAVGHVDDVMIQAPNGAELPLSELASISVVDGVTSIRRENSNRTINVWASVDAAQVEPFEVAKDIRDNYIPELLRKYPQVQSQVSGRIQEEMESANKQLRDFILSLMVIFTLLAVPLKSYSQPLMIMTVIPFGIVGAMAGHMILGMDLNVLSMFGIIAAAGVVINDSLVMVDYVNNSRRQGMALKDAVIHSGCRRFRAIVLTSFTTFIGLVPIMLETSMQAQMVIPMAVSLAFGVLFATVVTLVMIPALYLVIEDIRGLFKRNKSAKSDVEKSAQALAAKPLESN is encoded by the coding sequence ATGAGCAAGTATACCCCAGCCGAAATATCCGAAACACATAAAGGCTTAATTGCATGGTTCGCACGCAACTCAGTTGCAGCGAATTTATTGATGGCTTTTATCTTGATTGGTGGCCTGCTAACTGCTGGCACCATCAGCAAGCAGATGTTTCCTCAATTTAAAATTAATTGGATTGAATTCAATGCCTCATACCCAGGTGCTGCGCCTCAAGAAGTAGAAGAGGGCATTACCATTAAAATCGAAGAAGCCTTAGAAACTATTCAAGGCTTAGATCGCGTCATCACATACTCAAACCGCAATGGTTCTAGCGGTTATTTCCGCGTTGATGAAGATTACGACCCACAAGTGGTGCTAGATGAAGTGAAGTCACAAATTGACTCTATCTCTTCATTTCCTGACGGTATGGAGCGCCCTGTGGTTGAGCGTATTAAATACCGCCAAGAGGTTATGTACATTAGCTTGTACGGCGATTTAACCAATAAAGAATTGAAAGCCTTAGGTAAGAATATTCACGATGAAATTCAGCAGCAGCCGCTGATTAATATTTCTGAATTCTACAGTGGCCTTGGCTATGAGATTTCAATTGAAGTCAGTAAAGATCGTTTACGTGAATACGGGTTGAGTTTCCGCGATGTTGCCCAAGCGGTGCGCGATCACTCTCGTAATATGTCGGCTGGCCAAATTCGTGCAGAAAATGGCTATATCAACCTGCGCGTTGAAAATCAGGCATACCGTGGTCATCAATTCGAGCAAATTCCCGTTATTACCTTAGGCGATGGTACTAAAATTCTGTTGGGTGATATCGCAACCATTAACGATGGTTTCCAAGAGGGTTTGCAATATTCTAAGTTTAATGGGAAAAACTCGGTAACTTTCTTTGTGGGTGCCGCGGGTGAGCAAAGTATTACTAATGTAGCCAAAGTCATGAGTGACTTTGTGGAACGTAAACAAAAAGAACTACCTGAAGGCGTTAAATTAGAAACTTGGGTAGATTTTACTTACTACCTTGAAGGCCGCTTAGACATGATGCTAGACAACATGAAAAGCGGTGCAATTCTTGTTTTCCTGATGCTGGCACTGTTCTTACGCATCCGCTTAGCGTTTTGGGTGATGATGGGTTTACCTGTGTGTTTCTTGGGAACACTACTGGTCATGCCGCTCGAATTTATTAACGTGACGATAAACATCACGAGTTTATTCGCCTTTATCTTAGTGCTGGGTATTGTCGTTGATGATGCTATTGTGATGGGCGAGAGTGCTCATGCAGAAATTGAAGACAAAGGTCACTCACCAGAGAGCGTAATTCGCGGTGTTAAACGCGTTGCCATGCCTGCAACTTTTGGCGTGTTGACCACGATTGCTGCCTTTGTTCCGCTGGTATTAGGTGATGGCCCAGGTTCGGCTTGGAGTCAGTCTATCGGTTATGTCGTTATCTTTTGTTTATTATTCTCTTTGGTGGAATCTAAGCTGATACTGCCTGCCCATTTAATTAGCATGAAAGTTAAGCCGCCTAACCCTCGCAACCCGCTTCATCGATTACGTGGCGCGGTTGATAACGGCATGAAGCACACCATTGAGCATTTCTATCGCCCTGCGATTACGACCCTAATGAAGTATCGCTACGGTGTAATCATGTTCTTTATCAGCATCTTACTGGTCAGTGCTGGCTTATACAGTGGTGGTGTGGTGCGCTTTGTTGGTCAACCTAAGGTGCCACATGATTTCCCACGTATCAGCATTGAAATGAATACTGATGCGGCAGAAAAAGCGACCTTAAATACCGTACTGACGGTTGAGAATATCTTGAAAAAAGTTGATCAAGATATTGAAGCAGAATTTGGTAAACCTATGATTGCCAATATGCAGGTTGATTTGCGCAGCCGCACACGTGCACAAATTATGGTGAAATTAGTCGAACCAGAACAACGCGCGATGAACACGTTTGAGTTGGCCGATCGTTGGCGCGAAGCTATCCCTAACTTACCGGGTGTAAAGCAGTTCTCGATTGATGATAACTTGTTTGGCGGTGGTCGTGAGGATGGCGACATCAGCTTCAGACTAGAAAGCCAAGACGACGATCAACTGCTTGCTGCGGCACAAGATTTAAAAGCTAAGTTAAATAGCCTTAAAGGGGTCGGTGATGTGAACGACAGTCGCCAAACCAGCGCCAAGGAAGTGCAGTTCACCCTAAAACCGCTAGCTTACAGCTTAGGCTTAACCTTGTCAGATATTGCTTCTCAAGTTGGCTATAGTTTCTATGGCTTAGAAGCCCAACGCATTTTACGAGACAGTGAAGAAATCAAGGTTATGGTACGTTATCCATTGGAAGAGCGAAATGCTGTCGGGCATGTTGACGACGTAATGATTCAAGCGCCAAATGGGGCAGAACTGCCGCTGTCGGAGCTGGCATCAATTTCTGTTGTTGATGGTGTTACAAGTATTCGTCGTGAAAACAGCAATCGTACGATTAATGTTTGGGCCAGTGTGGACGCTGCGCAGGTAGAACCATTTGAGGTGGCGAAAGATATTCGCGATAACTACATTCCAGAGTTATTACGCAAATACCCGCAAGTACAAAGCCAAGTGTCTGGGCGTATCCAAGAAGAAATGGAAAGTGCGAATAAACAGTTACGCGACTTTATTCTATCGCTAATGGTGATTTTCACCTTACTGGCAGTGCCGCTAAAAAGTTACTCGCAACCATTAATGATTATGACGGTGATTCCGTTTGGCATTGTTGGGGCAATGGCTGGGCATATGATCTTAGGTATGGATCTGAATGTGCTATCGATGTTCGGTATTATCGCAGCCGCGGGCGTGGTAATTAATGATTCATTGGTAATGGTTGATTATGTTAACAATTCTCGTCGTCAAGGAATGGCGCTTAAAGATGCCGTGATTCATTCTGGCTGCCGCCGTTTCCGAGCGATTGTGTTAACGTCATTTACCACCTTTATTGGCTTAGTTCCTATCATGCTAGAAACGAGTATGCAGGCGCAAATGGTTATTCCAATGGCGGTTTCATTAGCATTCGGCGTATTGTTTGCCACTGTTGTTACCTTGGTAATGATACCGGCGCTGTATTTAGTGATTGAAGATATTCGTGGCTTGTTTAAGCGTAACAAGAGCGCGAAATCAGATGTTGAGAAAAGCGCTCAGGCTTTGGCAGCCAAACCATTGGAGTCAAATTAA